The DNA segment TATCTTAGCATAGGGAGTTTAATTGGGTGTGTATTGGTATACTCAACTGCCTAATCATTGTTACTGCATTATAACTAACTATGAACTAAAACAAAAAACGGAACTTATTGAGCTTAAATTTCACCATGTActatgaaaattaaaaataaaataaaataaagaggaTGGGTGATGTTGGTGAGGTACCTCCTCTGATGTGGCTGCTGCTATTCACTATGGAGACATTCAATACAGAACCTCCCAGCACTGCAGCAGCCCCATCTGATATAATACACTTACTGTCTTGCTCCGCACACAACCCCTCACCCCTGACTAAACATTTCCGCAGTCaattgcataaacacacacacacacacacacacttattcacaaAGTGCCTTAGCAGGCAGAACATAGGAGATAAAACCAGAAGTCTTCAAACCAGTCTGGGATTCCACTTTCAGCCAAAGGGGAGCTGCCCATATGACCTTTTAAACAGCTTTTGCTGCAACCCAACCCTCAACTTCCAACCCGCTAAACCCTCCCATCAAACGTAGACTACAACACCattcattccattccattctcaTTGATCTCCCAGGCGTAGCATATATGAACTCCGTACAGACAAATAACTGAGGGAGACAAGGACACATTGCCTTTTTATATGAAGACAAAGGTAAGGTCTGAGAATATTTAAATTGAAGTGACCAATCCAAAAGTCTACGGTTAAATCTGGAGCTAGTCGTAGGCTATTGCGTTATTGTGATCCAGAATTTGTGGTCAATAggtttttgttaatgttttgttaatGTCTTTGTTCTACAATTTGATTTGTGGTTAGGCTACGTCAAGGGAAGTGGACACAAAGGATATGGACACGTGTGACGCTTTTTTCCTCGCTTAAGAGAAGTAATAGGGAAACACGAAAACCTTTCGACTATGTAAACTAagcataggctagcctactaccCGACGGGGCAATGTGATTTGAATGATCTTGTAGTGGGTTACACAAAAGTTTCTGCTTAATTTGCCGACTGAACTTCTCTTGCATCTCGAGCCACTGGAGAGTCACCCGGTTAAACCGGACTGACCGTTTCCTTCATAGCCTGTCTTAATTTGATTTTCAAAATGAAATCACAGCATGTTATATCAGACTACCATCAGTCCGGATTCTGATTTCTATATTCTTGTTTACCACGAGTGGAAAACGGCGCCTAGTCTTGTATTTACGCAATGGCCATTGTCAACCAAATTAAGTGACATATGTCGTGTCACTGCCTATGTCACTCCACGTGTAACGCCAAACCCAAGGGTGGTTCGATTTTCTTCTGTAGCCTAAGTAAGCCTTTCCGTCTTCCGTAGACTCTATATTGTCAACGCGCCTTAAGActactgtaggctagcctactggctTGACTGAGGTAGGTCTAGAAGGAAGCCCTTGTAACACATATTGAGAAtttaatttcataaaataaaagccAAGGTAGGCTATATAATCCATTGAACTGATTCAGAGTGTGTATCCTAATTCGAATTTGACTGTATTTTTTCCACGAGGTAACGCTTGTGAAACAACCCTGTGTTTGATTACAATAATCTGTAAAAGTTACAATGTGTCTCAGGTTTGTCAATTTTCTGTCTCTTTTGAAACAACCGCTAGTAGCGATTTCCTGCAATTCACATGCGCGTCTGATGTTGCGCAGCCTATTTCCAACCCCCACTGTAGCGCCAATAACTTTTGTCTTCGCAGTCTATAGAACTAGCCTACGTTAGATATACAGCCCATCAATAATTATGTAGAGTCGACTTGCACTTGCAGCTGACTTTCACGAAGGGCACATCGATCCATGTATGCAATCGTTTAAATAGCTTACATTGATTAAAACTCAGCGTCTGCAATCCGAAAACTCCAAACATTGTCAACAAATTATGGTTGCTCTCAGCGTCTGGCCAATCGGATGCTGCCTGCCCGTTTCCACCGCGCACGTGATCTTTGCTGAGTgagagtggcagacagagggaAAAAGTAAACACACATGTTTTCCTTCTCAGAGGGAACATGTGAAACCCTGAGCACAGTGTGACGAAATGTTGCTTAAGTGGAACAAGCACATAGACACAATATTTGTCTTTACTTTTCAGGGTAGAGTTTTGTGTTTTTGCTCAACGAATTTACGGATTTAATCATACACAATATACTTAGAAATGTAATCTAATTAGAAATACAATTCCACAGATTCTGAGTTTTATTAAAACAACCACATAATCTGTATTTTACAGAAGAGCCTTGTCTTTGGAAATGACGAAATGGTGGTCCTGCACCAAGAGGTGCCTAGGACCCAATGTTTACACTGATGTTCCAGATGGTGGCTGGGGCTGGGTGGTGGCAGTGGCCTTTTTTGTGGTCGAGGCGTTCACCTATGGCATCATAAAGACCTTCGGGATCTTCTTGAATGATCTTATGGTTGAATTTGAAGAGAGCAACAGCCGAATATCATGGAttctctccatctgtgtgtttgtcatgaCATTCACAGGTAGGCAAGACATTTCATAGTTggatatatgtgtttgtgtatgcttttctaaaactgttactataaatacctggcaaagttttataagcacagcaactagaaatataacaagttattcctagataatcattcttccgccaataaatatatttcctctatctgacgAGACGCAGCTCCTTTAACTTTTGtttcaagttatggtagcgcagtaatatagaatgaaatgcggtcaaggtgatccggccaatcataatcaaggaccggaactatcagttttagaaatgTACATGTCATATTTTCAATTGTAGTAGTACAATTCTCAATTGTCCCACAATTTTTCcccacaatgtttttttttactttggtTATAAGTATTCATCAATTTCATAGTATTGTCTATGTGTCCATCCCTGTCTAGCCCCACTGTCATCTTTGCTGAGCAACCGTTTTGGCTTCCAGCCTGTTGTGATGGTCGGAGGCTTCCTCATCTCTTTAGGAATGATCACAACAGCTTTTACCACTTCTGTAAATCAGATGTACATCACTACTGGGATTATAGCAGGTAAATATACAGtgcatatataatatatacagtacataggtCAAGTTTCTGCCATTTCCAGGAAAAGTCAGCAATGGTTATTCAGAGTATATTTTCCTATTGCATTACATTTATTATTCCCGTATATTCTTGCAGAATCTTAACTCTGCCTCAGGGAACAAAGAAATTAGTTTATCTTGAGTCTATCAGAACAATATTTTATGTGTCATAGCTAAGGCAATGACTTTAAAGTACTGACCACTgaaggaaaaaaacagcctTTGACTGAACTACATAAAAAGATTCTACAGTATTTTCTTTATCTTCAAATCTGTGCCTGTGCTgtgctttttgtttttaataaattGAAGTACTGCATGGAAATATTAGTCATGGCTAACACATGGAAAGTCCTAATTCGATAGATTCTTtctgtgtctcctctcctcaggaCTGGGCTACTGCCTCACCTTCCTCCCCACCGTCACCATCCTCTCCCAGTACTTCTGTAAGCGCCGCTCCATTGTGACCTCGATGGCTTCCACTGGGGAGTCAATTGCCATATTTGCTTTTGCTCCAGGTAAGGAACATGCCATTCTACGTTCGGTGAACATTTATTCCATTCCATTATTCTAGACAGTATGTAAGAgcatatgtgtatttgtgtaggtAATTAATATGTTCACGTTGATGGTGTAAACCATTATTAATGTTTACTTGTTTACTAATGTTTTATTAATGTTTGGTAGGTCATATATCAACCATCCTTAAACTATGTTACCGTCTTATTATTGTAGCATTTACAGCACTCAAAGCCAAAATTGGTTGGAGGTACACAATGGTAGTGATTGGACTTCTTCAAGGTTCAATCGTCATATGTGGGACCCTTCTCCGGCCCATAGTGATCAAGCCCTCACCTTCAGATGAAAGCAGTAAGGAAAAGTTGTCCACACAGCAAGAGGCCAAACAGCCTATAAACGGAGAACAACTCCATGGGTCTGCTGGCTCAGGGGATTCTGGTGTTCAGTCACTAGAAGACACTGAGGTGGGAGTCCAGGTCACAGAGAAGGAAGAGCAAAAGGCCCTTTCCCCGAAACCCAACGAGAAGCCAGCGAGACACAAGCTCCTGGATCTTTCTGTACTGAAGGACGGAAGCTTCCTGTGCTACTCCGCGTTTGGCCTCTTCGCCACGCTCGGCTTCTTCGCACCGCAGCTCTACGTGGTGGAGCTGAGCGCTAGCCGGGGCGTGGACCGGGACAAGGCGGCGTACTCGCTCTCCGTCATGGCCGTGGCCGAGATCTTCGGGCGCCTCTCCATCGGCTGGATCATGAGCTGGCGGCGCCTGCGGAAGATCTACGTGCTGCTGGTGTGCGTGCTGCTCCTGTGCCTCGTGCTGGTGATCTTCACGCTGGTGGGCGGCTTCTGGGGCGTGGCCGTGTGCTGCGTGTTCTACGGCTTTCTGCTGGGCAACGTGGCCTCCACCCACATCCCCATGCTCGCCGAAGATGACGTGGTGGGCATCCAGAGGATGGCATCGGCCGCCGGCGTCTACGTCTGCATTCAGAGTTTTGCAGGCCTCGCCGGGCCACCTTTGGGAGGTAGGCACCAACAGAAGCTCTATATATTTAATCAGCGGGgaaaatgaattaattaaataataattgaATTCCTTTTTTTCATTGGTTTGCATTTTGTTTCACAGGTGTTTTGGTGGACATTACGGACAATTATGGCGCTGCGTTTTACTCCTGTGCTGGGGGTATGGCACTAGGAGCCATATTTCTGGGAATGGTACGACCAGCTAAGATGGGCAAGCTCTGCTGGAAGAAAACCACTCAAGAGTCACAGAAGAGTCCAGCGGAGAGAGGTACCTCAGTAAAAGACAGCTCACCAGAAGACTTTGTTGAAGAGGACATTTGCCCGGTCACCAATCCAAATGACCACTGATCAGACAGTGCTTTGGACATCATCAGGTGAAAACACCTTTTTGGTATACACAGACTGCATGCTGCCTTTTCATACTTATCATAGGGGGAAGTTATAGAACATAATCACTTGATTGTGAAAACTCAATAGAAGAGTACAATGATGCAATGACAGATCACACCAGACTCCAAACCAGACCAATAATGATGCTTGATCAAATAGCGCACTTTAGGGCACTGCATTTGTTGGGGGTtttataatgtatttttttacatgttatattttttaaagaggTCAAATATCAAAAATAATTTACATGTGCATACCAGTATTTTTTTCATAgttacataaattaatttattgtctgtgacatgtcattttctaaTACTTTGGTAGGTTTTTGGACCAATGTTAATATAAAGAAACTTTACAACTACCTTTAGATCCATAAAATATGAAGATTATTTTAAGATGATTATGAAGGCATTAGGATTCTGATTTTCTTGTCGGGCTTGATGAATATGTTATCAATTGCAGGTACACtctagcctggagattccagaccctggtaatctagaaagattaagggtctggccacgaataatgtaatggctcaactcgaggggcggcaccaagcatgcatttgaaaatctcacacgcaattggataagactatacgaccaatgtttactgactgattccggacttcgacgcaattggataacactacgactgtcatctgtttagctctcctttggcccgcctatatcagatacaccaatGTGATTGGCTCCCCGCGATACAAGTGGCAAAGGTAatgtgcatcattactcattgccaaagtgtcttgcagagacaattcaaattgtgctcttgcgaaAACAACATGGCCAAGTACTCACAATTTTATTGGATCGCCCCCCATTACCACCAGCCCTATGTTTCCgtcctcttacgtgtatgtgtcaaattactattaatttctatacaaaccaagacggcggattcctaaagaaacgcaagcacccacaccataagtgtatctaaattagctatgtaccaaaaattacatttaccGCGACTCAAAGAGCTATAAACAGTGTTGAAAGGACAAagtccagtggaattttgaggtagcgacgagaattctcagtctaaccattcatgtgccgttgaaaggGTGGAAGTAGACGACCCACCAGACCAGCACTAACTTCCGAGtgcggtaaacaaaatcggatatttcaggcagtaaaagccccggtaagaaccaaaccagattttgttcaaatctacacacctatggctactgaaaaatgtaaggttcatatatttaagtattaaaaaacatcgttgttttagaattttcggaCGAAATGGGTGATAAATGGAGGTGTTACGATAATTGACCCCTTCACGGTTCACATAAGAAAAATGCGCACGCTTATCAGGGGCAGAAAGCTTTCCATCCCAttgaattgtgtgtgagtgtgtgagttgaCTGAAACGTCAAGGAAACATTAAGAAAAATGCCTCCTTGTACTACTTTTTCGTGTGTATACACACTGGGCTTGTGAACCAGATAGCTATATATGGCGGGCCAATGAATCTCTGGCCACTTGCTAGCGTCGTCTACCCATTCTGTTATCAGCTCAGGATTAGGCAGACAATCGCCATTAGCTAAAACTAATTTATTAAGGTACAGTTTGCCGTCCAGGGATGACAATGATAGTGCATACCTTGACAGCTCAACATGCCGGTCTATTATCTGCACCATTTTTCTGCGTGCACACCCAACCTAGGCTCTGGATGTTTACAAACATTGGAGAGGTCTATTACACATGCAAAGTTTGTAGTAGGAGTTTGATTCAGGAATTCCAGGTAAATTGCCTAATCAAATTCTTTCTGAACAAGTGAGATGCCTTTAATTAAATCTCTCAGACGAGACCTGTGATTTCCACTGTGAATGGAATGCTTGCTAATGCCACACTAGTACTATGATTACTAACTGCTGAAAGCTTCTTATACCTCATGCCAACGGCCTTCTTAGAGAACACTGTGAGGCTGATCCTGTGAGGCTGTGATTAATCAGTCTGTTTTCCTTTGATGAGAATTAAGCCAGAAACTCTTTCAGTTGGTCATTAACTCGAAAAATGTTACTCCACCTAATTTAAAGGGGGAAGCTGCCGCATAGCGATCTAGTGTACTGTTTTAACAGTGCAGCGATCCAGTGTACTGTTTTAACAGTGCAGTGCTTTGTGGTTCCATGGGGTGTTTTCTGCTCAAATTATATTGTGATTTCAACTGATCTTACTTTGAAGACAAGGAATATCTCAGGGCATAACACCTCTTAAATTGAATGTTTCGCTAATCAACATTTCCTCAGTGGCTCATGGCAACCATCTTTGGTCCTTTTTGATATGTCATGATGTTTATACCGTGTTTAGCATTAACAACAGCATTACCAACTAGTTGCCACTGGCTGAAGTTTTGCACCTTGtaacaaaaaaatatatgaatgtagGATATGATATATTGCTACATATTGTGTTACCTGCTCCTGAGCCAAATGTAGTTAGACCCAAGATCTTTGTATGGTATATGGCCAATCTTTCATCAATGGCTTGGACCGAATGTTAACACTGTTACCGTGATCATGCTATTTGCTGTTACATGATTGACCAGGTGTCAAGAATACCAAAAGGGTATCTGCGAGCTTTGGAAGCACTGCATTACTTTACAGTTTTGCATTGTTGTTTGTTGGTTCCAAATATGTAAGGTTATTCCCAGCCTCTTAAGTAAGGAAGAGTTGCATGTGATTTTGTAAGATTTTATTccatgaataaaaaataatatgataAATCTTTGTCTTACCTAGTCAAAACTGTAAATTACTGTACATTCTCATTTCATACATAACAAAGTAAGGGCTTGTCATACATGCTACGTTCACATTTGAGCAAAGTTTTCGAGGACCTTATTCAGCACACTAACCAGACAGGAAGCAGTCCCCTACTGTACATATTCGGTTTACTATTCCATCATGGCCAGACACCTCTGAAGCCACTGCCCGTACTCCTGGAAGGCCTCTGTTGGCTTGACCGCATGCACACCAGCACTGCCTCCATCATCATGAACCCACTGTAGCAGGGCCTGGGGTGatcacatgaagagaaaaaaaagaccatGTTTGTCAAAAAGAACCTCATAGCCAACAGTCTAATAATTTCTGTGCAGTTAATAAACATTCCGTAACAGAAGGTTTTGCAATCACTGATTGTAAAAAATAAACACTGAAACAACATGGGTTGTGGCAGAAGAAAACAACCACAAACCTGACCATTTTAAGGCACAGAAATACCACAACTGGAGTTTTTGAGATCACACACTGAGGTGTTGACCatacattatttttttatgatgGAACCTCTGGGAAGCAGATGTTCCCAGTGAAATAGTGGATTGATGTACATTCAGTGAAAGTAGATACAACAGAGCATTATATCTATAACTGTCTTATGACTAAATTAAATTGCCAGAGTACTACAGGGGTAGAATAACAAGCATAATTCAGTTCATTAGTATCTATTGCACACACATGATCTACCACACAAAAGGACATTTACTACTGTGTGAACCAGCTTCCCAAACAAACTATGGAGTATGGTTATTAACTACACGCATACCTTGTACCTGTCGGCTATTTTAAAGCCGATGCTAGACTGGAGCTTGCGCAGACAGATGGGGCAGAGGCTGAGAGGCCCGCGATCTGACTCCTCCAAGTGGTTGGAGCCCTGCATGACACACTGGAGCCATTGGCAATGCTGCAGGCCAAACATGTGCCCGACCTCATGGCTCACAACCTCAAACAGGCAAACACGGGCAAATGAATATCaatcagaaaacacacacacacacacacacacacataagttcTGGAAAAACTGAGTTATTATTACATCAATTGTGTGGGATAGACGTTACAATGAATCCTGAATATTCGTTATTCATGCCGTCAGCACAAATATTCTTAAAAGTATGTTTACGTAATGCAATAAGCATTTAATGAACTTGTAAGTACAATTTAACTCTGATAACATTAGGTGGGTCTCAAAATCAAGTAAAGTTCTTTTCCCCCCTAATTTATTTCAGAAAGTGAATTATTTCAAGCCATTTTTGGTCTTAATCATGACGATTACGGCTTACAGCTCATGAAAACCAAAAAtaacatttctcaaaatattatAATAACGATGTTATAATACAACAATTTTGGTTTTGTGTGCCTTTAATCTCTTAGGAAAGACTGCTGACTTATGATAGTGAGTCCAGAAGACATGCATTGATACCTTCCACGAGGGTAAGCCACAGAAGTTAATTGCTGAAAAAAGATGGTGTTCACAGAGTGCTGTATCAAAGCATATTGATGGAAAGTTGACTGGAAGGGAAACGTATGGTAGGAAAAGGTGTGCAAGCAACAAGGATGACCGCAGCCTTGAGGGAATTGTCAAGCAAAGCCAATTCAAGAACTTGGGTGAGAACAAGGAGTGGACTGAGGCTGGTGTCTGCATCTATAGCCACCACGCACAGGTGTCCAGGAAATGGGCTACAAGTGACACATTCTTAGTGTCAAGCGACTCCTGAAGAGCCTAGAGTGTCTTACCTGGGCTAAACAGAGACAGAACTGGACCGTTGTTCAGTGGTCCAAACTCCTCTtttcacatgaaaaaaaaaattgtatttcATTTGGATAGCAGGGTCCAATCAAGGTCCTAAGACACAGTCAGTGATGAtttggggtgccatgtcatctgcacTGTGTTTTATCAAGTCAATTTTCACCAGAGTCAGTGCAGCCTTCTACCAGGAGATTTTAGAGCACTTAATGCTTCCATTTGCGGACCAAGtttatggagatgcagatttcCTTTTCCAGAAGAACTCAGCACCTGCCAACAGTGCCAAAACTGCTACTAGCTGGTTTGCTTACTATGGTATTACTGTGATTGACACAGTATGATTGACCAGACAACTTGTCTGACCTGAACCCCATAGAGAATCTATGGTTTATTGTCAGGAGCAAAATGAGAGATACCAGACCCAACAATAAAGGCCACTAACAAAGCAACCTGAGCTTCCAAAACACCTCAGCAGTGCCACAGGCTGATTGCCTCCATACCACGCCACATTGATGCAGTGATTTGTGCAAAATCAGCCCGACCAAGTATTGAGTGTATTACGAACTACTTTAGATTAGTCAGATTAATCAGATTAGTTAATTTCTTTtcaaaatgtcaacatttctgtattacaatCTCTTTATTGTAATATTCTGATACTGATTTTTGGTTTTCATGAGTAATAAGTCGTAATCATCCAACAaaatcaataaaacaaaaaatgacttCAAATAGTTCTCtttatatctaatgaatctaTGAAAGATCCACGTTTTGAAATAACTTTTACACGATATTCCAATTTTTGGAGACCCACATATACATACTTGGGAATAAATTACTTAAAATACAATCAAGATTTAGATTTAGGAACACTcaatacacacatcaaaatATGCTGTGTACTTTATTACTTATAGTGCAGTGAACGTGTTTGGTATAAAGAGGGACTGGAAAACCAGCTCATGATACATGATACATCCCTACCTTACAGGACCTAAGGAGCAGGGTGCTGGTGATGGGTGGAATATAGTAATTGTTGAAAACACTGTAGTCTCCCGGCTTTGGTTTGCTGCCTTTCTTAAGTTGCCCGGCATAATTACGCTGATAGAAGTTATCGTCATATCTGGCAAAACTGAAAACTCCCATTCCTGTAGCAAGATGCAAAATCCTCAATTGTGGCCTATATAGCatcaatttatttattaatctaTTCTGGGGCATCATACACATGGTTAGCCAGAGGCTAAGGCCAGAGTGTTCCCCAGCTCAGCTAAGTGGGATGGGTAGAGGCAGGCTAATTTAAAATATAGGGCCATGACAACCCCACACATGATGGAGATTATTGTCTCCATTCACTCTACTTTGAATGCAATGGCAACTAGAGTGTAGAaataatccatcataaatgggaTTATGGAATTAAagaagagaaggatagagaaagACCACCTGTCTGTGTCTATTCCTCTAGCATACCTTCGGTGAGGGAGGCCTGTCCAAAGACAAAGTTCCAGGACTCTTAAGGGTAGAGATCGATCATGGTTATGCCTACTATACAGAAAGCATCTTTAGGTTTCCTCTTCTTCAGAAACCTCAGCAAATCACCTGGTACACAGAAAGAGTTGTtgatcttaaaaaaaaaaaagtgactaGGTTCCCTCTGCTTGTGATTTAAGACATGCCCAGCACTAAGGCAAAAATGGATGAATGGTAACACAAGACTTGAACTGATAAAACACAACATCAGTGCACATAGTAGGTGTCTTCAAGTAGGTGACACTGTCAAGATGTATGTTCACCTGCATAGAGCTGCAGGTTGTTGCTACAGCTGTTAACCCTAAATGTACATCCCGTGGACTGTACTGTGACAGGTGGTAGTGTCTTCACAACCAGCCCGTAGTAAAATGCCTCACAATACTGCCGCAACCATTCCACATAAAGGTTTGTGTGCAAGGCAGCCTCACCAAAGGATCCTGTaagtaagtacacacacacaaagagagaaaaaaattgtAGATGCTTCTGTGGACCTATACATTATTAATATACTGATACTTAATAGAGGACTCACCAATGGTCTGTATGTAAATTGTATGGTGACCTTTGCATGGGGTGCTGCGATACGGGTTGCTAAAGAAGCTCTGGAAGTCATATGATTCCTCCGGGTGCGCAGGAATCCAGTCTGAATCGGAGCGGACGGTGATGGCCCGAAAGAGGACACCGTCCGGACGAAGGCAGTCCTCCAAAACCTTCTTTTCTCCGTCACTGTACTGCTGGTACCGCTCAATAAGGTCGAGCCGGCTAGAGATGAGCGCAGCGCGCAGTTTCTTCACGGGGTGCTCAATGATCTGCATCACCTGTGATACATATTTACAACAATAGAAAATTCATCATCACCTCACCTGCGTCGCATAGTATATGAGACATTTTACAACTGAGGTCTACATGGTGGTATAGGCTACTGAGCCACAATGATGTGGTGCAGTTTCATTTTTGCAAATATCATAACCTGCTACATAGTTGCATATCTAGTCGAAATACATATACAGAACCTTTGTAGACGTGTCACCTAATAAATTACTTTAATTCATGCGGATAAAATAACTTGAGTAGGCTATACGCTAGAAGCATGTTTATGTCGGTTAGCCTACCTTCTCGTGGTGTCACCATCGCCAACCAATGTAAATCCTCCACCTTCTTCTGCGTAAAAACAACTAACAGATGTTACGGAATTTTTGAAAAAGTACAAGTGTGGGTTATTGGCCTTATTTCTGCACACTGACAACTTCCTCTCACTGAGCTGCGGTAGCGCAGACGCTCGCGTTTGTTGATGACGTAAATTTCTGCAACCACTAGGTCTAGGCTATGAAATGTGAAATAGGTCAAATAGGTTACTGGGACCTGTAGGCCTCTACGAAGCGAAGCGCGATTACtagcttatctgggtaacttcgagagtaatttgatcacgtgtggcgtaacttcccgattagcCCGTTCTACGAAaagtggataggttttaaccgaggaatgctgccatggcaatttacgctgcatctcaaacctgctccgagcaggttatgttcttggttaacccgaggtttcaaGTAgtttaaccacaccctttataagtaccacccctccacttaCAATTTGTctgcgtacctggatgatccatacgacattggagcgcaaatcgtgaggggctctcttcgcagggcgaaggtttttagagaccgccagaatCCGCTGAGACTTCTGGACGATATTCTTTATGAAAGATGTGGATTCTCAGCCGAGGGAATTAGTTATCATTGGCAGCTGATCGAGGCAGACGTCTCTAAAGTCACCGTAGCAATGCCCTTACGATAGAGCAGATAATGTGCCTTTCGTTGAGATTTGCCAGTGGACAATtattccatcggtgatgctgaacatctgagcaagaatactgtaggcctatgtccgaaaataaatcggacatgcAGTAatacattttaacataaaacttgaatgtcatattaccctgcacataaagggtgcgcatttccacagcaccaggaTCCGACCGATTgcctcaaccccctccataagCGGCCTTCCAATatttatttgcgatggccaactcctctgctaggcctactgtaaaacactctggtgcctgtCCTCCTACCGTAGTGTTCAGACAccttttttcttgttagctgtaaaacagaggccaagtgaaggctctaagcatacaacatattttcataattaagaaatattaatgcaagctataactatataaacctaccaatctaaataatgtttttgtgtttcattttcacctgctgccatgtgcgtttggtactggtgttgcatctgaaatgttcactgattttttttcatttgttgttCAAGGTTTACAATATGGCACGTCAACTAACTTGCTTTACAACGTCCTTCTTCACATAATACATTTTTCTGAATAGTCTGAGTGCCCAAACC comes from the Alosa alosa isolate M-15738 ecotype Scorff River chromosome 22, AALO_Geno_1.1, whole genome shotgun sequence genome and includes:
- the LOC125287244 gene encoding monocarboxylate transporter 7 isoform X2: MKTKRCLGPNVYTDVPDGGWGWVVAVAFFVVEAFTYGIIKTFGIFLNDLMVEFEESNSRISWILSICVFVMTFTAPLSSLLSNRFGFQPVVMVGGFLISLGMITTAFTTSVNQMYITTGIIAGLGYCLTFLPTVTILSQYFCKRRSIVTSMASTGESIAIFAFAPAFTALKAKIGWRYTMVVIGLLQGSIVICGTLLRPIVIKPSPSDESSKEKLSTQQEAKQPINGEQLHGSAGSGDSGVQSLEDTEVGVQVTEKEEQKALSPKPNEKPARHKLLDLSVLKDGSFLCYSAFGLFATLGFFAPQLYVVELSASRGVDRDKAAYSLSVMAVAEIFGRLSIGWIMSWRRLRKIYVLLVCVLLLCLVLVIFTLVGGFWGVAVCCVFYGFLLGNVASTHIPMLAEDDVVGIQRMASAAGVYVCIQSFAGLAGPPLGGVLVDITDNYGAAFYSCAGGMALGAIFLGMVRPAKMGKLCWKKTTQESQKSPAERGTSVKDSSPEDFVEEDICPVTNPNDH
- the LOC125287244 gene encoding monocarboxylate transporter 7 isoform X1; protein product: MTKWWSCTKRCLGPNVYTDVPDGGWGWVVAVAFFVVEAFTYGIIKTFGIFLNDLMVEFEESNSRISWILSICVFVMTFTAPLSSLLSNRFGFQPVVMVGGFLISLGMITTAFTTSVNQMYITTGIIAGLGYCLTFLPTVTILSQYFCKRRSIVTSMASTGESIAIFAFAPAFTALKAKIGWRYTMVVIGLLQGSIVICGTLLRPIVIKPSPSDESSKEKLSTQQEAKQPINGEQLHGSAGSGDSGVQSLEDTEVGVQVTEKEEQKALSPKPNEKPARHKLLDLSVLKDGSFLCYSAFGLFATLGFFAPQLYVVELSASRGVDRDKAAYSLSVMAVAEIFGRLSIGWIMSWRRLRKIYVLLVCVLLLCLVLVIFTLVGGFWGVAVCCVFYGFLLGNVASTHIPMLAEDDVVGIQRMASAAGVYVCIQSFAGLAGPPLGGVLVDITDNYGAAFYSCAGGMALGAIFLGMVRPAKMGKLCWKKTTQESQKSPAERGTSVKDSSPEDFVEEDICPVTNPNDH
- the LOC125287245 gene encoding archaemetzincin-2 isoform X1; the protein is MCMMPQNRLINKLMLYRPQLRILHLATGMGVFSFARYDDNFYQRNYAGQLKKGSKPKPGDYSVFNNYYIPPITSTLLLRSCKVVSHEVGHMFGLQHCQWLQCVMQGSNHLEESDRGPLSLCPICLRKLQSSIGFKIADRYKALLQWVHDDGGSAGVHAVKPTEAFQEYGQWLQRCLAMME
- the LOC125287245 gene encoding archaemetzincin-2 isoform X2 gives rise to the protein MGVFSFARYDDNFYQRNYAGQLKKGSKPKPGDYSVFNNYYIPPITSTLLLRSCKVVSHEVGHMFGLQHCQWLQCVMQGSNHLEESDRGPLSLCPICLRKLQSSIGFKIADRYKALLQWVHDDGGSAGVHAVKPTEAFQEYGQWLQRCLAMME